A region of uncultured Carboxylicivirga sp. DNA encodes the following proteins:
- a CDS encoding efflux transporter outer membrane subunit — translation MKINNLMQKKIYRYAVLSGFLIWVGLAQTGCRSSKNLGELNKDTSGLYRTDKESGDTTTIASKAWSDFFTDAQLKSLIEEGLTNNLDLKIATERINQAQSSLKMAKAALYPTLGVGGQIEYTRYSNGDRGEDVLGYEANNITLGLTTSWEIDAWGKLNNRKKAQLASYLNSQEYANLVQTNLVAGIASSYYSLIALDEQLQITLETIKLLSENAATMQALKDAGMQNGAAVEQSNALLYSTQLSVPELESQIRQVENAICVLLGRKPGEVKRSTIADQAVPNELEYGIPAQLLAYRPDVKQAELSFRMAYSLTNAAQASLYPSITISSGALGYSNSTFSGFFSPENIAANIVGGIVQPIFNKRQLRSNLEIAKSQQREAALAFESTLLQAGQEVSDVLYGFKASLAKNDLRNKQITSLNTAVDFTHDLLMAGEANYVEVITAQRSLLTAQLSKVNDKLEQLNYCVSLYKALGGGSN, via the coding sequence ATGAAAATTAATAATCTGATGCAAAAGAAAATATATAGATACGCGGTGTTGTCGGGCTTTTTGATTTGGGTTGGCCTGGCACAAACCGGGTGTCGGAGTAGTAAAAACCTCGGGGAATTGAATAAAGATACCTCAGGTTTATACCGCACCGACAAAGAATCAGGTGATACAACCACTATTGCTTCAAAAGCATGGAGTGATTTCTTTACAGATGCTCAACTAAAAAGTCTGATTGAGGAAGGGTTGACAAATAACCTTGACCTGAAGATTGCAACTGAGCGGATTAATCAGGCTCAATCGAGTTTGAAAATGGCCAAAGCTGCTTTGTATCCTACATTAGGTGTTGGAGGACAAATTGAATATACCCGTTATAGTAATGGCGACAGAGGAGAAGATGTGCTGGGTTACGAGGCAAATAATATAACATTGGGACTGACTACCTCGTGGGAAATTGATGCATGGGGTAAATTGAACAATCGAAAGAAAGCTCAACTGGCCTCCTATTTAAACAGTCAGGAGTATGCAAACCTTGTTCAAACCAACCTGGTAGCCGGCATTGCCAGCTCATACTATAGCCTGATAGCGCTGGATGAGCAACTGCAGATCACCCTTGAGACCATTAAGCTTTTAAGCGAAAATGCTGCAACCATGCAGGCTTTAAAAGATGCTGGTATGCAAAATGGAGCAGCCGTTGAACAAAGCAATGCGCTTTTGTACAGCACGCAACTTTCGGTGCCTGAACTGGAGAGTCAGATTCGTCAGGTTGAGAATGCTATTTGTGTTTTGCTGGGCCGTAAACCCGGAGAAGTGAAACGAAGTACCATTGCCGATCAGGCAGTGCCAAATGAGTTAGAATATGGTATTCCTGCACAATTACTGGCTTATCGCCCGGATGTGAAGCAAGCGGAACTTTCATTTCGCATGGCATATTCACTTACCAATGCAGCACAGGCCAGTTTGTATCCTTCAATAACTATTAGCAGTGGTGCGCTTGGATACTCGAACAGTACATTCTCAGGCTTCTTTAGTCCTGAGAATATTGCAGCCAATATTGTTGGAGGAATCGTACAACCGATCTTTAATAAGCGACAATTACGCAGTAATCTTGAAATAGCTAAATCGCAACAACGCGAGGCTGCTTTGGCTTTCGAGAGTACCTTATTACAAGCCGGGCAGGAAGTTTCGGATGTGCTTTATGGCTTTAAAGCCTCGCTGGCTAAAAATGATTTACGCAATAAACAAATTACTTCGCTTAACACTGCTGTTGATTTCACACATGATTTATTGATGGCTGGTGAAGCTAATTACGTGGAAGTAATTACTGCTCAAAGGAGTTTACTTACTGCTCAATTAAGTAAGGTAAATGATAAACTTGAGCAATTGAATTATTGCGTCAGCCTTTACAAAGCTTTAGGTGGTGGCTCCAATTAA
- a CDS encoding toxin-antitoxin system YwqK family antitoxin, translating into MTRQEQLEFCKKCTKRKSDINRGIICSLTNEKADFEGTCKDFEGDPYFSTSSTYNNTDMSIQPEFQHLDDASLNTLKSHQDFYYAIIGGLLVSIISGVLWAMFTVATQVQIGYMAIGVGLLVGFAVRFFGAGIDMKFGILGATLSLLGCIMGNLFSQVGFYAQEASLPYFEVLTYLTPSVIVGVLMEAFSPIDLLFYGIAIAEGYKLSFRKISPLTLKELKEGKHNAMPSLAGLRMPLVVISVLLIGFTVFKIRKGVSGFRTYYYESGEKMSEGTLHHSKEEGKWTFWYENGNQQIVAHFHEGNPDSLWQWYNESGKLIKEGSYKSGLEHGIWINYFENGVKNDSGLYVNGRMEGDWKIWNETGTLMQEGNFTRDRQDGIWKFYHLNGALLSEGMMKEGISSGLWTTYFDNGELESRIIHESETKLIVQDVWDVSGKQWVKDGEGTYQSFSDKGVVLAKGEVKGGLRTGEWSIYYENGNKKELGVYEGEIFRLSKAWYPDGKIMVQDGNGNYESYYPDGDKLMESGKMLNGLRQGLWKAFYESNQALYREAVYAGGQVNGEIKYYYESGGLYSTGNMINDLQEGEWTWFFENGEVQSKVSFVNNKKEGTQTMWSEVGEKIKEEYYKNGELTEEKVL; encoded by the coding sequence ATGACCCGACAAGAACAACTTGAATTTTGTAAGAAATGTACCAAACGTAAAAGTGACATTAACCGTGGTATAATCTGCAGTTTAACAAACGAAAAAGCAGACTTTGAAGGAACTTGTAAAGATTTTGAAGGAGATCCTTATTTTTCAACTTCTTCCACTTACAATAATACGGATATGTCCATTCAACCCGAATTTCAACACCTGGATGATGCTTCATTGAATACCTTAAAATCGCATCAGGATTTTTATTATGCCATCATTGGTGGATTGCTGGTAAGTATCATCAGCGGTGTTTTATGGGCTATGTTTACTGTAGCCACCCAGGTACAGATTGGATATATGGCCATTGGAGTAGGGCTGTTGGTGGGGTTTGCTGTTCGTTTTTTTGGAGCAGGCATTGATATGAAATTCGGAATTCTGGGAGCTACCTTATCATTATTAGGCTGTATAATGGGGAATTTATTCTCGCAGGTTGGGTTCTATGCACAGGAGGCTTCCCTGCCTTATTTTGAAGTGCTGACTTATCTTACGCCTTCGGTAATTGTTGGTGTGTTAATGGAAGCATTTTCACCCATTGATCTATTATTCTATGGTATAGCAATTGCAGAAGGTTATAAACTCTCGTTTCGAAAAATATCGCCACTTACCCTTAAAGAACTGAAAGAAGGAAAACATAATGCGATGCCTTCATTAGCCGGGTTACGTATGCCGTTGGTGGTTATTTCTGTTTTGCTTATTGGCTTCACCGTTTTTAAGATCAGAAAAGGGGTTAGCGGATTCAGAACCTATTATTATGAGTCGGGAGAGAAGATGTCGGAAGGAACACTTCATCATAGCAAAGAAGAAGGTAAATGGACGTTTTGGTATGAGAACGGAAATCAACAGATTGTAGCACATTTTCATGAAGGAAACCCGGATAGTCTGTGGCAATGGTATAATGAGTCGGGCAAGCTGATTAAGGAAGGTTCTTATAAGTCGGGGTTGGAACATGGTATATGGATTAATTATTTTGAGAATGGCGTAAAAAACGATTCGGGATTATATGTAAATGGCCGAATGGAAGGTGACTGGAAAATATGGAATGAGACAGGAACATTAATGCAGGAGGGTAATTTTACCAGAGATAGGCAGGATGGAATCTGGAAATTTTATCATCTCAATGGAGCATTGCTAAGCGAAGGAATGATGAAAGAAGGTATTTCATCGGGCTTATGGACTACTTATTTTGATAACGGTGAGTTGGAGAGTAGGATTATTCATGAATCGGAAACAAAGTTAATTGTGCAGGATGTATGGGATGTATCCGGCAAACAGTGGGTAAAAGACGGTGAAGGGACTTACCAGTCATTTTCGGATAAAGGTGTAGTGCTGGCGAAGGGAGAGGTTAAAGGAGGCTTGCGAACAGGAGAGTGGAGTATTTATTATGAGAATGGTAATAAAAAGGAGTTGGGTGTTTATGAAGGCGAAATTTTTCGTTTAAGTAAGGCTTGGTACCCCGATGGTAAAATAATGGTTCAGGATGGTAATGGAAACTATGAATCCTATTATCCTGATGGTGATAAATTAATGGAATCGGGTAAAATGCTGAATGGCCTGCGTCAGGGACTGTGGAAAGCTTTTTATGAGAGCAATCAAGCTTTGTACCGCGAGGCTGTTTATGCCGGAGGACAAGTAAATGGTGAAATAAAATACTACTATGAATCAGGAGGATTGTATTCTACTGGTAATATGATAAATGATTTGCAGGAAGGTGAATGGACCTGGTTTTTTGAGAATGGAGAAGTGCAGTCGAAAGTTAGCTTTGTAAACAATAAAAAGGAGGGCACGCAAACTATGTGGAGTGAAGTGGGCGAAAAAATAAAAGAAGAATATTATAAAAACGGAGAGTTAACAGAGGAGAAAGTTTTATAA
- a CDS encoding RNA pseudouridine synthase codes for MTKKHLLKGLTIIHEDQDIIVVNKASGLLTIATVKEKINTAHFMLNDYVRKGNPKSRARVFIVHRLDRETSGLLVFAKSEKAKQFLQENWSQFTKKYVAVVEGTFQDKQGVIESYLMENSSCHVFSTQDKVKGKYAKTAYSVVKESDKYSLLEVDLFTGRKNQIRVHLSEAGHPIVGDKVYGSRDKVLNRMGLHSLSLTFAHPYSKKEMHFKTPVPQTFQMLFKGK; via the coding sequence ATGACAAAAAAACACCTTTTAAAAGGGCTTACTATTATTCATGAAGATCAGGATATTATTGTGGTTAATAAGGCAAGCGGTTTGTTAACGATTGCTACTGTAAAAGAGAAGATCAATACCGCACATTTTATGCTGAACGACTATGTAAGAAAAGGAAATCCTAAATCGAGGGCCCGTGTTTTTATTGTTCATCGTCTCGACAGGGAAACATCCGGCTTACTGGTTTTTGCTAAGAGCGAAAAGGCCAAACAATTTTTGCAGGAGAACTGGTCGCAGTTCACTAAAAAATACGTGGCTGTTGTTGAGGGAACGTTTCAGGATAAGCAAGGGGTGATTGAATCATACCTGATGGAAAACAGTTCATGTCATGTGTTTTCAACCCAGGATAAGGTTAAGGGAAAGTATGCTAAAACAGCCTATTCAGTCGTGAAAGAATCTGATAAATACAGTCTTCTGGAAGTAGATTTGTTTACAGGAAGAAAAAACCAGATTCGTGTTCACCTGTCGGAAGCAGGGCATCCGATAGTGGGAGATAAGGTTTACGGCAGCAGAGATAAAGTACTAAACCGGATGGGACTCCATTCTTTATCGCTGACCTTTGCACATCCTTATTCAAAAAAAGAGATGCATTTTAAAACGCCCGTACCGCAGACTTTTCAGATGCTGTTTAAAGGCAAATGA